The window ATATTAGATGGAAACAAAATACTTCTAATGTACACTAAAAGATATAATGATTATAGCTTTCCTGGTGGCGGCGTAGAACCTGATGAAGAATTAACTCACGGACTTAAGAGAGAATTAAACGAAGAAACTGGAGCTAAGGATATTGAGATTATAAAAGAATTTGGTATGCTTGATGAATACAGACCTACTCACTATGAAGGGTATGACCTTATGCATATGATTTCTTACTTTTATGTATGTACAATTAACAAAGAACTAGGAAAACCTAAATTAGAAGATTATGAAATTTCAAATGGTATGACTCCAATATGGATAGATATAGATGAAGCAATAAATCACAATATTAAATTAATTCAAAGTAAAGATTCTAAAATGGGTCTTTCTGTTGAA is drawn from Tepidibacter hydrothermalis and contains these coding sequences:
- a CDS encoding NUDIX domain-containing protein — translated: MRLLKKMIHKDITQITGEIFERKAARAIILDGNKILLMYTKRYNDYSFPGGGVEPDEELTHGLKRELNEETGAKDIEIIKEFGMLDEYRPTHYEGYDLMHMISYFYVCTINKELGKPKLEDYEISNGMTPIWIDIDEAINHNIKLIQSKDSKMGLSVERETIVLNLIKDELINK